A region of Oncorhynchus masou masou isolate Uvic2021 chromosome 29, UVic_Omas_1.1, whole genome shotgun sequence DNA encodes the following proteins:
- the LOC135519205 gene encoding LIM and senescent cell antigen-like-containing domain protein 1 isoform X1: MEVQVQSRPLPPTIPENGAAPDPEPHTVNGHRHANSGEAELPVSKSQRRRSDVKVYKEFCDFYARFNMANALANAMCERCKSGFAPAEKIVNSNGELYHEGCFVCAQCFQQFPEGLFYEFEGRKYCEHDFQMLFAPCCHQCGEFIIGRVIKAMNNSWHPDCFCCDLCQAVLADVGFVKNAGRHLCRPCHNREKARGLGKYICQKCHAIIEEQPLLFKNDPYHPDHFNCNNCGKELTADARELKGELYCLPCHDKMGVPICGACRRPIEGRVVNAMGKQWHVEHFVCAKCEKPFLGHRHYERKGLAYCETHYNQLFGDVCYHCNRVIEGDVVSALNKAWCVNCFACSTCNTKLTLKNKFVEFDMKPVCKKCYEKFPLELKKRLKKLAETVGRK, from the exons ATGGAGGTTCAGGTCCAGAGTCGGCCACTACCACCCACCATCCCGGAGAATGGGGCGGCCCCTGACCCTGAACCCCACACTGTTAACGGTCATCGTCATGCCAACAGTGGGGAGGCAGAGCTGCCTGTCTCCAAGTCTCAGAGGAGACGAAGCGATGTCAAAGTCTACAAGGAATTCTGTGACTTCTACGCACGCTT CAACATGGCCAATGCCCTGGCCAATGCGATGTGTGAGCGCTGTAAGAGTGGCTTTGCCCCGGCGGAGAAGATCGTCAACAGCAACGGGGAGCTGTACCATGAGGGATGCTTCGTCTGTGCTCAGTGCTTCCAACAGTTCCCTGAGGGTCTCTTCTATGAG TTTGAGGGCAGGAAGTACTGCGAGCACGACTTCCAGATGTTGTTTGCTCCCTGCTGCCACCAATGTG gggAGTTTATCATTGGTCGTGTGATCAAGGCGATGAACAACAGTTGGCACCCTGACTGTTTCTGCTGTGACCTCTGCCAGGCCGTGCTGGCTGACGTGGGCTTCGTCAAGAACGCTGGCAG acacCTGTGTCGCCCGTGTCATAACCGTGAGAAGGCCCGTGGTCTGGGGAAGTACATCTGTCAGAAGTGCCACGCCATCATCGAGGAGCAGCCGCTGCTGTTCAAGAACGACCCCTACCACCCCGACCACTTCAACTGCAACAACTGCGG TAAGGAGCTGACTGCTGATGCCAGGGAGCTGAAGGGAGAGCTGTACTGCCTGCCCTGCCATGACAAGATGGGTGTTCCCATCTGTGGCGCTTGCAGGAGACCCATCGAGGGCCGCGTGGTCAATGCCATGGGCAAGCAGTGGCACGTCGAG catTTTGTGTGTGCTAAGTGTGAGAAACCCTTCCTGGGCCATCGCCACTACGAACGCAAAGGACTGGCCTACTGTGAGACTCACTACAACCAG CTCTTTGGAGATGTCTGCTACCACTGCAACCGTGTCATTGAGGGTGATG TGGTGTCAGCCCTGAACAAGGCATGGTGTGTCAACTGCTTCGCCTGCTCCACCTGCAACACCAAGCTCACCCTAAA